The following are encoded together in the Deinococcus soli (ex Cha et al. 2016) genome:
- a CDS encoding ABC transporter permease, with product MRFVALQAPSAARTALVTVASVVVALLICALVFVLAGQSPAEVYGTMLRGTLGDPTGLAEVGRRTIPLLLIGAGLALAFRAQFFNIGAEGQLLLGAVFAAGTALFLPVPGALLIPAVFVAGFVGGGLWALVAAALRRVNVNEILSTLMLNYIAVALVTYLIAGPWKGKDVRGYIYTDTFPQGTWLPTLSGTQVHWPTLLLGAALALGLQWLLTRSTFGYALRVVGENPGAAHYAGLSSARVATLVALLTGGLAGLAGAGEVAGIHHRLLEASQISLGYGFTAVIVAWLARGNPALCLITAPLMGVILAGGDLLKIDLNLPFRVVDIFSGVILLCLIASEVFIRHRVQWGRA from the coding sequence ATGAGGTTCGTGGCTCTTCAGGCCCCCTCGGCGGCCCGCACGGCGCTCGTCACGGTGGCGTCGGTGGTGGTGGCCCTGCTGATCTGCGCGCTGGTGTTCGTGCTGGCGGGGCAGTCCCCGGCGGAGGTGTACGGCACGATGCTGCGCGGCACGCTGGGCGACCCGACCGGCCTGGCCGAGGTGGGGCGGCGCACCATTCCGCTGCTCTTGATCGGGGCGGGGCTGGCGCTGGCGTTCCGCGCGCAGTTCTTCAACATCGGCGCGGAGGGGCAGCTGCTGCTGGGCGCAGTGTTCGCGGCGGGCACAGCGCTGTTCCTGCCCGTTCCCGGCGCGCTGCTCATCCCGGCGGTGTTCGTGGCGGGCTTCGTCGGCGGGGGCCTGTGGGCGCTCGTGGCGGCGGCGCTGCGGCGCGTGAACGTGAACGAGATCCTCTCCACCCTGATGCTGAACTACATCGCGGTGGCGCTCGTCACCTACCTGATCGCCGGGCCGTGGAAGGGCAAGGACGTGCGCGGGTACATCTACACCGACACCTTCCCGCAGGGCACGTGGCTGCCCACCCTGAGCGGCACGCAGGTGCACTGGCCCACGCTGCTGCTGGGCGCCGCGCTGGCCCTGGGCCTCCAGTGGCTCCTGACCCGCTCGACGTTCGGGTACGCGCTTCGTGTCGTCGGCGAGAACCCCGGCGCGGCGCACTACGCGGGCCTCAGCTCCGCGCGGGTCGCCACGCTCGTCGCCCTCCTCACCGGGGGACTGGCCGGGCTGGCCGGTGCGGGCGAGGTGGCGGGCATCCACCACCGCCTCCTGGAGGCCAGCCAGATCAGCCTGGGGTACGGCTTCACCGCCGTGATCGTCGCGTGGCTGGCGCGCGGGAACCCGGCGCTGTGCCTGATCACCGCGCCGCTGATGGGCGTGATCCTGGCGGGCGGGGACCTGCTGAAGATCGACCTGAACCTCCCGTTCCGCGTGGTGGACATCTTCAGCGGCGTGATCCTGCTGTGCCTGATCGCCTCGGAAGTGTTCATCCGCCACCGTGTCCAGTGGGGCCGCGCGTGA